One segment of Pasteurella skyensis DNA contains the following:
- the rpsF gene encoding 30S ribosomal protein S6, protein MRHYEIVFMVHPDQSEQVPGMIERYTTSIKEANGQVHRLEDWGRRQLAYPINKLHKAHYVLMNVEAPQTVIDELETNFRFNDAVLRNVVIRTKHAVTEVSPMAKAKDERKAPDAKAEEGAGE, encoded by the coding sequence ATGCGTCACTACGAAATCGTTTTTATGGTTCATCCGGACCAAAGCGAACAAGTACCAGGTATGATCGAACGTTATACTACTTCTATTAAAGAAGCAAATGGTCAAGTTCATCGCTTAGAAGATTGGGGTCGTCGTCAATTAGCGTACCCGATTAATAAACTACACAAAGCACACTACGTGTTAATGAATGTAGAAGCGCCTCAAACAGTAATCGACGAGCTAGAAACAAACTTCCGTTTTAATGATGCCGTTCTTCGTAACGTTGTCATTCGTACTAAGCACGCCGTAACAGAAGTATCTCCAATGGCTAAAGCGAAAGATGAGCGTAAGGCTCCTGATGCTAAAGCAGAAGAAGGTGCAGGCGAGTAA